The Xenopus laevis strain J_2021 chromosome 5L, Xenopus_laevis_v10.1, whole genome shotgun sequence genome has a segment encoding these proteins:
- the gja10.L gene encoding gap junction alpha-10 protein, with protein MGDWNLLGSILEEVHIHSTIVGKIWLTILFVFRMLVLGVAAEDVWDDEQDEFICNTEQPGCRNVCYDQAFPISLIRYWVLQIIFVSSPSLVYMGHALYRLRALEKERQKKKAQLRAELEELDTVIDEHRKLERELRKLEEQRKVNKAPLRGSLLRTYVLHILTRSVVEVGFMIGQYLLYGFDLDPLYKCSRFPCPNIVDCFVSRPTEKTIFMVFMNSIAAVSLFLNVLEIFHLGIRKIKQGLYGKHSPETTEDEISSCKSKKNSVQHVCMMSNSSPSKIIPLSSSSYKLLSDQQMDPAGLPAYLPPSQDFKEAQMMSDQNHYGKVLALDKHRKTSDHISIEQQRVGHCKQIPHSAESHRIPNHTDQYHGHIAHRLPTVQPTPALQKRNLSSSSEDSQKKSKHNNGLGSKSCLKSQHSLDQPRHNAVHPLRSCLHSSHMELHSALRKYSRVGSCKDFAEDRSDSADSGHRKVSSTSRGLSESRLISDTESLDSRNGSGSESRRRDDSPSITPPPPSGRRMSMASKAASPGLILPSGSYS; from the coding sequence ATGGGGGACTGGAATTTGCTGGGAAGCATATTGGAAGAGGTGCACATCCATTCCACTATTGTGGGAAAGATCTGGCTGACAATTCTTTTTGTATTCCGGATGCTTGTCCTTGGAGTGGCTGCTGAAGATGTTTGGGATGATGAACAAGATGAATTTATTTGTAATACTGAGCAACCAGGCTGCAGGAATGTTTGTTATGACCAAGCATTCCCCATCTCACTCATCAGGTACTGGGTATTGCAAATAATATTTGTCTCTTCTCCATCCCTTGTTTACATGGGCCATGCACTGTACAGACTGAGGGCTCTGGAAAAGGagaggcaaaagaagaaagcccaACTTAGAGCAGAGCTGGAGGAACTTGATACAGTTATCGATGAGCACAGGAAACTGGAGAGGGAACTTCGGAAATTAGAGGAACAAAGGAAAGTGAACAAGGCTCCATTGAGGGGATCCTTATTACGCACATATGTGCTGCATATACTGACAAGGTCAGTAGTGGAAGTGGGCTTTATGATAGGGCAGTACCTGCTGTATGGATTTGATCTCGACCCCTTGTATAAATGCTCACGGTTCCCTTGCCCTAATATAGTGGACTGCTTTGTCTCAAGACCAACAGAAAAgacaatatttatggtgtttatgAACAGTATAGCAGCAGTGTCATTGTTCCTGAATGTTTTAGAAATCTTCCATTTAGGTATCAGAAAAATAAAGCAGGGGCTTTATGGTAAACACAGTCCTGAGACAACTGAGGATGAAATAAGCAGTTGCAAGTCCAAGAAGAATTCTGTGCAACATGTTTGTATGATGAGCAATTCCTCTCCAAGTAAGATCATCCCCTTGTCTTCCAGTAGCTACAAACTGCTGTCCGATCAACAAATGGATCCAGCAGGACTGCCAGCTTACCTGCCCCCATCCCAGGACTTTAAGGAAGCACAAATGATGAGTGACCAAAATCATTATGGGAAAGTTCTTGCCCTTGACAAGCACAGGAAAACTTCAGACCATATTAGCATTGAGCAACAGCGTGTCGGCCATTGCAAGCAAATCCCCCATTCTGCAGAGTCCCACAGAATTCCCAATCACACTGACCAGTACCATGGGCACATTGCACATAGACTACCCACAGTTCAGCCTACGCCTGCCCTCCAGAAGCGCAATCTCTCCTCCAGCAGTGAAGATTCCCAAAAGAAATCTAAACACAACAATGGTTTGGGCTCCAAAAGCTGCCTCAAAAGCCAGCATTCCCTAGATCAGCCCAGGCACAATGCTGTGCACCCACTAAGGTCATGTCTTCACTCCAGCCACATGGAACTGCACTCTGCACTGCGCAAGTACAGCCGGGTTGGCAGCTGCAAGGACTTTGCTGAGGATCGCAGTGATTCTGCTGACAGTGGACATAGAAAAGTGAGTTCTACATCCAGAGGATTATCCGAGAGCAGACTGATCAGTGACACTGAGAGTTTGGACTCTAGAAATGGCTCTGGCTCTGAATCTAGAAGGAGAGACGACAGTCCAAGCATCACTCCACCACCACCATCTGGTCGCAGGATGTCAATGGCAAGTAAAGCAGCCAGCCCTGGGCTAATACTGCCCAGTGGTTCTTACTCTTAA